The following coding sequences lie in one Deltaproteobacteria bacterium genomic window:
- a CDS encoding VCBS repeat-containing protein, with product MQSSGAADADGDEGPRLDLGVPDGPDGPVVCELGEDELDVPPSCMNEAPAGSFDATLEWAWHGHDGDTHAVATALVAQTNDDDGNGQIDLCDTPDVIVLAFGPSAFEADSFFTATGHLYALDGASGQMLWQAGPVSAWGQPALGDLDGDGAIEIVAPTSLVGPLAAWNHDGSPVEGFAEAPLLGSDPVDGCCGMTSAIALADLDHDETPEIVLGTLILDATGHLIGQLDETAPQMAATTVVADLDEDGTTELITAQGVYRYLGDGATQKRFDTGIDVGHPHVADLDGDGDAELLVSHAAGLSVFEHDGTPRIIDARPLGAAEGWGRPAAIHDFDGDDHAQWAMSVGEVFAIFSLAGDEIVIDGQWVVEDFTGEATGTAFDFLGDGAAEAMYGDEKVLWVFDTAMPQAPPLVEQPRSSRTLIEYPTVVDVDNDGSAEIIVISNEDLDGNASSPTVQVYGDADSRWIQARRIWNQHTYHVTNVREDGRIPAVEVPHWRGLNTFRTNAQIEGSATCVPAG from the coding sequence ATGCAGAGCAGCGGCGCGGCCGATGCGGATGGCGACGAGGGTCCGCGGCTCGACCTAGGCGTGCCCGACGGGCCCGACGGGCCCGTGGTGTGCGAGCTCGGCGAGGACGAGCTCGACGTACCGCCATCGTGCATGAACGAAGCACCCGCGGGATCGTTCGACGCCACGCTCGAGTGGGCGTGGCACGGTCACGACGGCGACACTCATGCGGTGGCGACGGCCCTCGTCGCACAGACCAACGATGACGACGGCAACGGTCAGATCGATCTGTGCGACACGCCCGACGTGATCGTGCTCGCCTTTGGGCCGAGCGCCTTCGAGGCCGACTCGTTCTTCACCGCGACGGGCCACCTGTACGCGCTCGACGGCGCCAGCGGGCAGATGTTGTGGCAGGCCGGCCCGGTGTCGGCGTGGGGGCAACCGGCGCTCGGCGACCTCGATGGCGACGGCGCGATCGAGATCGTCGCGCCGACCTCGCTCGTCGGCCCGCTCGCGGCGTGGAATCACGACGGTTCCCCCGTCGAGGGCTTCGCCGAAGCGCCGCTGCTCGGCAGCGATCCAGTGGACGGGTGCTGCGGCATGACCAGCGCGATCGCCCTGGCCGACCTCGATCACGACGAAACGCCGGAGATCGTGCTCGGCACATTGATCCTCGACGCCACGGGGCATCTCATCGGCCAGCTCGACGAGACCGCCCCGCAGATGGCCGCGACCACGGTGGTCGCCGATCTCGACGAGGACGGCACGACCGAGCTCATCACCGCACAGGGCGTCTACCGCTACCTCGGCGACGGCGCGACGCAGAAGCGGTTCGACACCGGCATCGACGTCGGTCACCCGCATGTCGCCGATCTCGATGGCGACGGCGACGCCGAGCTGCTGGTGTCTCATGCGGCGGGCCTCAGCGTGTTCGAACACGACGGCACCCCGCGGATCATCGACGCGCGCCCACTCGGCGCCGCCGAGGGCTGGGGCCGCCCTGCCGCGATCCACGACTTCGACGGCGACGACCACGCGCAGTGGGCCATGAGCGTCGGCGAAGTGTTCGCGATCTTCTCACTCGCGGGCGACGAGATCGTCATCGACGGTCAATGGGTGGTCGAGGATTTCACGGGCGAGGCCACCGGCACCGCCTTCGATTTTCTCGGCGACGGCGCCGCCGAAGCGATGTACGGCGACGAAAAGGTGCTCTGGGTGTTCGACACCGCGATGCCACAGGCGCCGCCGTTGGTCGAGCAGCCGCGATCGAGTCGCACGCTCATCGAGTATCCGACGGTGGTCGACGTCGACAACGACGGATCCGCCGAGATCATCGTGATCAGCAACGAAGACCTCGACGGCAACGCGTCGTCGCCCACAGTGCAGGTGTATGGCGACGCCGACAGCCGGTGGATCCAAGCGCGGCGGATCTGGAACCAGCACACGTATCACGTGACGAACGTGCGCGAAGACGGACGAATCCCGGCCGTCGAGGTCCCCCACTGGCGCGGACTCAACACGTTCCGCACCAACGCACAGATCGAGGGCAGCGCGACGTGCGTGCCCGCGGGCTGA